In the Leptolyngbya sp. FACHB-261 genome, one interval contains:
- a CDS encoding metallophosphoesterase: MELVTDPPISVKIRKMKERVRWQEPEMVKRGIDQTRMVLDDGQQDNPDFSFIVLGDSGSGSYRGYNPQRRVAELMLEQRDGCRFVLHTGDVIYFVGSSEFYPKNFIEPYREFLVGGENHERIAYDQMVFNLPILPVLGNHDYYDLPLLYGLLAQGTRPLRRLLRSKIDFDIGLHGSHQGDAYARAFLDYLKALPNPADLSAHLDQHYTAKTETGFCLRYEPGQFTRLPNRYYSFRYGGIDFFALDSNTFNAPLPLPATREGDAYRHTLEQRRAEQAQKKQELMNAGMSLSSNPPEQVEEHDDLRTKIEQIDEVIHDIDQQLAANETTVTDTEQLKWLQQGLIKSWNTSEVRGRIIYFHHPPYVTEASKWHQAQTLAIRHRLRQVLDNVAKAVGAQAQDRPLVDLILNGHAHCLDYVRTLDTGHADANLNWIVCGGSGFSLRRQRTEGPELIEGVGGLGSSQTRLVAKSLLYVGRNGHGYQKRRPYSFLRIDVQDGRPPKFTVRPFAAERTQRQWQTQAIKPFVI, translated from the coding sequence ATGGAGCTTGTTACCGATCCACCCATTTCCGTCAAGATCCGCAAAATGAAAGAGCGGGTGCGATGGCAAGAGCCAGAAATGGTTAAACGGGGCATCGATCAGACTCGCATGGTCCTGGACGATGGTCAGCAGGACAATCCAGACTTCTCTTTTATTGTTTTAGGGGATAGTGGTTCGGGGTCCTATCGAGGTTATAATCCCCAGCGCCGAGTCGCTGAACTCATGCTGGAACAGCGGGACGGCTGTCGGTTTGTGCTACACACCGGCGATGTCATTTATTTCGTCGGCTCAAGCGAGTTTTACCCCAAAAACTTTATCGAGCCCTATCGGGAATTTCTAGTAGGTGGCGAAAATCACGAGCGCATTGCCTATGACCAAATGGTTTTCAACTTGCCTATTTTGCCCGTCTTAGGCAACCACGATTATTACGATCTGCCGCTGCTCTACGGCCTGCTGGCTCAAGGCACCCGACCCCTGCGTCGCTTGCTTCGATCCAAGATTGATTTTGATATTGGCTTGCATGGCTCGCATCAAGGCGATGCCTACGCCCGGGCCTTTCTGGATTACCTCAAAGCGCTGCCCAATCCCGCTGATTTAAGCGCTCACCTCGATCAGCATTACACAGCCAAAACCGAGACTGGTTTCTGTCTGCGTTATGAACCGGGGCAATTCACTCGCCTGCCCAACCGTTACTACAGCTTCCGCTACGGCGGCATCGATTTCTTTGCCTTAGATTCCAATACGTTCAATGCACCGCTACCTTTGCCAGCGACCCGAGAGGGTGACGCTTACCGGCACACGCTCGAACAGCGACGAGCTGAACAAGCGCAAAAGAAACAGGAACTCATGAATGCTGGCATGAGCCTCAGCTCCAACCCGCCGGAACAAGTAGAAGAACACGACGACTTGCGCACCAAGATTGAGCAAATTGACGAGGTAATCCACGACATCGATCAGCAATTAGCCGCTAATGAAACAACGGTCACGGATACTGAGCAGTTGAAGTGGCTGCAACAAGGGCTAATCAAATCCTGGAACACTTCCGAGGTGCGTGGGCGGATCATCTATTTCCACCATCCTCCCTATGTCACTGAGGCATCTAAGTGGCATCAGGCCCAAACCCTCGCCATTCGCCACCGCTTGCGTCAAGTTCTGGACAACGTTGCCAAGGCCGTCGGCGCTCAGGCTCAGGACCGCCCGCTGGTCGATCTGATCTTGAATGGTCATGCCCACTGTCTGGATTATGTTCGGACTCTGGACACGGGTCATGCTGATGCCAACTTAAACTGGATTGTCTGCGGTGGCAGTGGCTTCAGTCTCCGTCGCCAACGCACGGAAGGGCCGGAACTCATTGAGGGGGTTGGGGGTCTTGGAAGTAGCCAAACTCGCCTAGTGGCAAAGTCTCTGCTCTACGTTGGCCGCAATGGCCACGGCTATCAGAAGCGACGCCCCTACTCCTTCTTGCGCATTGATGTTCAAGATGGGCGACCGCCCAAATTCACAGTGCGGCCCTTTGCAGCGGAGCGAACCCAAAGACAGTGGCAAACCCAAGCAATCAAGCCGTTTGTAATTTGA